The genomic window AAAGATTAACTTGTGTCAATGGCATAGCTCACAATAGACTTATAAGTATTACAAATTCAGATCTTTCTTTTGACAAGGTAATGATTGTTACATGAACAACTAAACACAATCCTATATAAAGCTATAGAGCAATATAAGCCTAGACATAATCCTTTAGATCTCTTATTGCTTTAAAGTTTCTTAACTTACTAATGGCTTTTTCCTGGATTTGTCGAACTCGTTCCCTTGTTATCCCTAACATTTTTCCAGTTTCTTCTAATGTTAAAGGACCTTCACCACCAATACCAAATCTTAACTGGATTATACGCTTTTCTCTATCAGATAATTGGTCTAGAACATTGTCTAAGGTATCCTGTAAAGCCATGGTAAAAACAGTTTCAAATGGTTCCTGTGAGTTATCATCTTTGATGAGATCAGATAGTCTAGTAACATTATCATCATCCACTGTCGTATCTAGACTGGCAGTTTCTTGTGAAAGCTTAATAATTTCTTTTACCTTATCCTCAGGTAAGTTCATATACTCAGCTAATTCTTCTGTGTTTGGGTCGCGACCTAATTCTTGGGTAAGATGTTTAGTCACATAATAGCACTTTTTTATTGTGTTAAGCATATGTATTGGAATACGGATGACACGTCCCTTATCAGCCAAGGACTTAATTATAGCCTGTCTAATCCACCAAGTACCATATGTAGAGAAACGACAACCCTTTGTATAATCAAAACGATCAACTGCTTCTATCAATCCAATATTTCCCTCATCTATTAAATCTAACAGTCCTAATCCGCGATGTTGATACTTTTTAGCAATAGAAACAACAAGACGTAAATTTGAGTTAATCATCTTATTTTTTTCTTCCTTTATTGCCTCTTCTAATTCACTAAAATGTACTTTATCCTCATAGTTTTTTCCTGACTCACGGTATTCATTAATTTCATTTCTAAGGGTCATTATGTTTTGACCAATTTCTTGTTCATCTTTAACAGACAAAAGAGGATATCTCGATATTTGCTTTAAGTATAAGGCTAAAGGATCCGTTTCGGTTCCATAAATTTGATTACTTTCATCTGCGATAATCTGACTAACTTTATATTGATCCACTTTTTCATCCACAATTTGTTCTTTCATAAATACTTCCCCACTTAAACAGCTTAAGTAGTAAAATGTCAGCGGTCAAGTCAGACATGAATAAACATTAAAAAATATGACTAGGATCTATGGGCTTTCCATCTTTGAAACTAAAAAAATACAATTTATCTTTATTTGATGGTATTTGGCCTATATTTTCTCCTGCTTTTATCCTAGTACCCAAACTAACTCTAATTGTTTCAAGCCCAGCATAAGTTATTACGTAACCATTATTGCCTTCAATTATACATACTTTATCAAACCCCCTATACTCACCAACCCAAACAACTTTTCCTGTTATAGATGAATAAACTTCTTTTGTATTATTTAAACTAACAATCCAACCATCTCTAGAACTACTATTCAAAGAAATGGGACCGTTATATGGCAAAGTATTATTGGAAATTACAATATCTTTCTGTGTGACAGTAGCTTTATTCGGTGAACTACTAATCAAAATGGTTTGGCCGGGTTTGATAATTGTATTCTGAATATGAGGATTAGTTTTATATAATTCAGTTATTGATATGTTTAGTTTTCTTGAAATGCTGTATAAAGTATCACCCTTTTTAACTATGTAGGTATCAGGAATCAACAAAGACTGTCCAACAACTAATACATTAGACTTCAGATTATTCATAAATCGCAGTTGCTCAACATTAATATCAAATTCTTTCGCTATTGAATATAACGTATCACCTTTTTTTACTGAATATTCTTGAGGTAACGAATAGCTATTAATTGTTGCTAGTAAAAAAAATACAAATAAATATTGTCTCATATTACCTATAATATCGGCTTATAGTCCTACAAAGGATACAAAAAAAGCTTTCCTTTTGGGAAAGCTTTTATACGGGAGTGACGGGACTTGAACCCGCGATCCCCGGCTTGACAGGCCGGTGCGATAACCAACTTCGCCACACCCCCATGGCTTTGGGCGGAGGCGGATTCGAACCGCCGACCCCTTGCGTGTCATACAAGTACTCTAACCAACTGAGCTATCTGCCCTCGCTCACGCAAGATATCATATGTATTTGGTTAAGGTCAATAGGCCATTAATCAGTTTTTAATGTTCCTATTACTCGTTCTAATACCTTCTTTCTATCTAGCGGTTTTACTATATAATTCTTTGCTCCGATGAGAAGTGATTTCTTAACTAAATCTTGCTTTCCCAAAGCAGATATCATTATAACCTTTGCGTTTTTATCAAATTCTATAATTTTTTCAAGTGCTGTAACCCCATCCATTCTAGGCATTGTAATATCCATTGTAACTAGATCTATATCGGGATACAACTCTTTGTATGTTTCAAGTCCTTCTTGACCATCACTAGCAGTTGCAACTATTTCAAACCCTTCTGAAGTAAGTATTTGGCCTATCTGCTTGGTTACAAACATAGAATCATCCACAATTAAAACACGGAATGATTTACCCTCATCTGAAATTCCCTCTGGTTGTCTTTCATTGATGTTTGGAAAGTCCATTTTGGTCTTCATCAAATAAGCCCCCTATGCCCTTTCTCTTATAGCCACATTAATCTCAATTTTGCCGCTACTTAATTCCATGGGTACTATCAAAGCTTCAACATCCGCGTCTGAAACCTCCATATTTTCCCCTGTTATAATAGCTGGTGGAGTTAAATCAAACTGAAAACCTAATTCATGTAACTTCGTCACTGCTTGAGCAGTAATCATATTGGCTAACTCAGTTATAGTTGCCTTTCCTAACTCATCAAGTGAAGCCAATTCTTCTCCGTTCATTTTTGATGCTACGCTAATTGCTGTCTTCATAGACATATCAAAAAGAACTCTCCCTTCTACGTCACCAGCAAGCCCAACTAGAGCAGCTACACCCATTACAGGTTGAGTAGTGGATTTAAGGTATAAATCACCTCTTTGTATATCAGGTCCGATAACTTCTGATAACACATTATAAGCAGACTCCACAAACGGATTAATATATTCTACCCTCATGTTTTCTCCTCGAACTAGTAAATTAATTATAGTTAATCGGA from Spirochaeta cellobiosiphila DSM 17781 includes these protein-coding regions:
- a CDS encoding sigma-70 family RNA polymerase sigma factor, which gives rise to MKEQIVDEKVDQYKVSQIIADESNQIYGTETDPLALYLKQISRYPLLSVKDEQEIGQNIMTLRNEINEYRESGKNYEDKVHFSELEEAIKEEKNKMINSNLRLVVSIAKKYQHRGLGLLDLIDEGNIGLIEAVDRFDYTKGCRFSTYGTWWIRQAIIKSLADKGRVIRIPIHMLNTIKKCYYVTKHLTQELGRDPNTEELAEYMNLPEDKVKEIIKLSQETASLDTTVDDDNVTRLSDLIKDDNSQEPFETVFTMALQDTLDNVLDQLSDREKRIIQLRFGIGGEGPLTLEETGKMLGITRERVRQIQEKAISKLRNFKAIRDLKDYV
- a CDS encoding chemotaxis protein CheX, with protein sequence MRVEYINPFVESAYNVLSEVIGPDIQRGDLYLKSTTQPVMGVAALVGLAGDVEGRVLFDMSMKTAISVASKMNGEELASLDELGKATITELANMITAQAVTKLHELGFQFDLTPPAIITGENMEVSDADVEALIVPMELSSGKIEINVAIRERA
- a CDS encoding response regulator, whose amino-acid sequence is MKTKMDFPNINERQPEGISDEGKSFRVLIVDDSMFVTKQIGQILTSEGFEIVATASDGQEGLETYKELYPDIDLVTMDITMPRMDGVTALEKIIEFDKNAKVIMISALGKQDLVKKSLLIGAKNYIVKPLDRKKVLERVIGTLKTD
- a CDS encoding M23 family metallopeptidase, yielding MRQYLFVFFLLATINSYSLPQEYSVKKGDTLYSIAKEFDINVEQLRFMNNLKSNVLVVGQSLLIPDTYIVKKGDTLYSISRKLNISITELYKTNPHIQNTIIKPGQTILISSSPNKATVTQKDIVISNNTLPYNGPISLNSSSRDGWIVSLNNTKEVYSSITGKVVWVGEYRGFDKVCIIEGNNGYVITYAGLETIRVSLGTRIKAGENIGQIPSNKDKLYFFSFKDGKPIDPSHIF